From Daucus carota subsp. sativus chromosome 6, DH1 v3.0, whole genome shotgun sequence:
GAAACGACTGAAGGTGATGCTAAGCCGGCAGAAGCTGCTCCATCAGAGTCTGTAGTCCCAGAACCAAAGGAAACCACGACCGGTGGTGAAGCTGATAAAGAGTAATGGCCTTCACATCTGAACAGCAGTGTAACAGGGAAAGTGGTGATTAAAGTAATGAATGATGTTTTTTCTGTTCATCTCATTTCCCATTTTAGGGGATATAAGTTAAACTTTTATCATAAGTTGTAAGAATAACGAATTCTGCGTGTTTACTAGTGTGTTGGAAGTTATGATATCTAATTTACAGGTATTTTGAAATTACTATTATCTTGTCAACAATTTAGTACAGTCTGCGATGCTGTTTCACTTGGAATTCTTCAACTGAAACAGCACGCAAACCTTACTGCTTCTGTAGAAGGAAGACGGATAAAATTGTTCTGATTCCCAGCAAGTGACACTTTTTTCTTCATGCTAGGGGTGGCAGAAGATTGGCTTTATGAAAAGTTTTTTAGTAGCAGGCTAGCAGAAACACAGCTTAACAAGTGAGTTTTGCGAAGTGTCTATTCTGATTATTGCATTCAGGAAATCAGAAATTCAAGGTTGAAATAGTGAATAGCCCAACACTTGCAcggtttaaattagaatcacaaAAGGTCAAACTTTGACAAATTGAAAGTGTAGGGTCAGTAATGAAAAATGCTATGAAATGTTAATTTTGTTCAGACTAATAATCTCTACATGTGAATAAATCATCCAAACaaaatgaattatttatgttattatcGTATCATTCgagaaaagaatttaaaactccTAATtaatgggaaaatagatttttttgccacccaacttattatttgtttagaaacctaccactgaactataacttttttcttttttgccactaatgttaggttcggatttttttttttgtcactaacgttaggttcggatttgattattaacacaaTGTTATTATTTtgagttaattgcatttggcacccctttgatttcagcatgttgcacattgcacctaatagttttggaataaacactatgcagtcccttacttttaacccgtagacaccttgcaccctttccgttatcttctgccgttaccgttaacttttgaaggggcattttggaaaattttattatatttaattaaaatcagacctttatttaaattttccgaccatctaaacgatatttttcggaaatctattttccagtagtctgcaatataatagtgatccgtgtctatatctttatatgtaattactccatatgtgtcctaggtagtttatcttagaggacgagagtacggattttttactcagaaaagaaatctcaaaattaacttatagaactatatttataaaaagtgggaaccttaaaatacgtgacaagtagtggtaaataactataaagtcaagtgatgctatatatttgtggagtcttaaaataatttataaaactaaattttttaggttcttaaaatgcctcttaaactctcgtacttcaaggtaaactagctaagAGACATATAaatgactgtatataatgttatagacacatatcatatcaccataatattgtagactaccactatgtttttataatgctaaaaaaataacatattgttaataatcaaatcaaaacataacgttagtgacaaaaaaaaatccaacgtttttataaggaaaaaaaaaccaacattaaattttattcagaaaaaataaaataaaataatttttaaaattttttggagtctcaaaatgcgtgtccaactctcgtcctgcaaggtaaactacctaggacactacataaagatatagacacatatcagatcgtcattatattgcagactaacactatattttaataatacgaaaaaaataacatagtgttaataatcaaatccgaacctaacgttagggataaaaaaaaaagtccgaacctaacattagtgacaaaaaagaaaaaaattatagttcagtggtaggtttttaaacaaatactccctccgtccccctcaattgtttacattggagggggacacggagaccaagacaatgtatgaaaaatgagtaaagttagatgaaaagtgggtaaagtggtgggacctatcaatatttaataatagatttgagatagtggaggaaagtagtgggtgtaatagtaggttttattgttaaatatgagatagtgggggaagatagtgggtgtaatgatgggaaaaatttactatttatagtaatgtaaagaaatgagagggacatcccaaaataataactgcaaagaaatgagagggacataggGAGTAATAAGTTCGGTgggaaaaaaatctattttccctagtAATAATCAATAAAACTTTTTGTTTACGAATAAATCATCCATTACTTAGACAATAATGgggtaaattttattttattttttgacaaataatgGGGTAAAATTTAAGTCATATAAATAGAACACACACTTGAAGCTTCCAGTACACGAAATACCCAAAGATTTTCTTTCCTTCACGGCTTGTTCGCATATTCAATGGTAGGCGTTCGGTTACGATTTACGGCTGTGTCACTAGTTCTCATTTTAGAAGTAGCACAACTGGGCGATAAAAACAAGAAAACCCCCAAATTCTACACTACTGCTCAGCTAAATTTGTATAATCTTGTGGGCACAGATGTCAGTCCAACAAATTATACTCCTCTTCGGTATATTCTTCTGGTTAAAATTAGTTGTTATATTTGACGATTTTGAttgtcaatttaattaattttgatcgAAAATTAAAACGCAATCACTTATTATttgaaaacatttaaaattacattttatttcacagaaaaagaattaaaatcaaatcagaagatTATATGTGTGAATTATGAATATATTCTCAAATATTAAATAAGTAACCGTAGCCTCTCCTGTAACTTCCAAAATCTGATTCTAAAGATCTTTCAACTGAGaaactataataattttttctgaatatcGACTAATATGAGAATTCGCATTTATCTcgcaatttaaattttttaacgaAAACACTAAAAATAGACAAAAAAGGGTGAAAGAACACGTGAGATTCAACATTCATCGCACTTGTACATACATGTGAGGAGTCACATTTAATGTTATACCGCTTTGAATAAGCCACGACTTTTTCGACTCAAAAACACTCTCAACTCTCCTTTACTTACCAGATTAAACATTAATAAACATTCTTCACAGATTCCGGCGGAGTGATGGCGGAGAAATCTTCGCCGTCGGAGTGGCAGCTTCCGGCCGGCTGGACCTCCACGGTCAAAACCTCAAAAAACGGTCGAAAATACAAggtatatactttttttttctaattgcTCAGTTTAACTTAGCTTTATTACTCATTTATTTACATCTATTGCAGTATAAGCTCAAAATCATGCTTTaatcttgtatatatatgtatctgaGTAGACTTATCTACTTAGATTAACTGCTGTGTTGTGTGCCTTTTACATCGGTGGTGTATGTGTGCTATATGATTTTTCGGGTTGTTGCGAAAGGGGGATCTTTGTTAAAAGTTTAGCAGGAGTGTGTTGGGATTCATTGATGGACTGTGGTATAGTTAAGATACCTCTTTCTCGCTGCTCCGTTTAACGGGAGATCGAGGGTTTCGAATCTTGTCAAAAACATGATGAGTGCGTTAGTGTGtttaattataagaaaaatagGTTTGATGGGTAGAAATAAGGGGTGTTGTTCTATTTTCAATTTTCGCGCCAATTTTCAAAAGTAGTGAGTGAACCTTTTGTATGTTTAGGATCCGAAAACAATGAATAGTAGGTAGTATTTTTAGTATTGTGATAAATTAGTGTGTCCATGATCCTTTTTTTTTCAAGTATTTATTAATAGAGAAAAGAGAAGTTGACCAAAACCGAATAAAGGAGGTATGGGATATAGTCGTGTGTTGTGAAAGGTGTGTTTACTCGCGCATTGCGACTTTGAGtaagatttataagttatataGTTAAGTTCTTTTGTGAGTTCCAAATTGGAAACAAATTCCAAGTCAAAATCAAAGAACTTGTTTAAACTCGCAAGTCTGGGTGCAAAGCTCAATCGACCTTTTACTGGAGGAAACAAAATTTTTGATCTTTTCCACCTCAAAACCAACCAAGGAGCTTACTTTTTATCTCTTTGTTTTTGCTAAATTCTTTTTCCAATCTTTTTAAGCTAAATTTCTGTTTCGACTCTTCTCAGCGccttttgaatgaggatttgAGAAGAGTTGCACTTTGGAGAGGACAACACGATGAAAGAGATAGAAGAATACGAGCACCCTAAGATGAAGTTAGACACCCTGAAGCATAGTTCTTGAACTTTGGTTGGTTGATGTATACTGACCTATTTCTGTATTAGTTCAGATTATGCATGTGCTATCATTTTGTTAATGATTTGAATGTTTATCAAATTTGTTCCCTTTTATgtattatatcattatacaaTTATTTACACTATTTTAACTTTCTGTAAAAATTGTGTGGTTACAATTCCGAGTTGTTCCTTAAAGTTGACTTGTGTTCTTTATGAGTTTGTGCCTTCCACCTTAGAGATACTGGCAAAACAATATGATTTATGTATAGATAAGAACACAAGGTAAATAAAACGTTCATATATCAAGAAAATAATGCCTGGTTCTATAATACAAGACACGTTGCAGATATCACATTCTTGTTGGACAATTACTTTTTTAGTTTAGATGCAAGATTCCGCTGAACACTTATGGAATTCTACTGCTCGTTGAAACTATAATCTTTTTAGTTTTGTTACCGCCCACACTTTCCCTTGACCCATTTCTCCATGAGTTCTCTTACCAGCAAACAGAGCAATTCTGTTGGGTTTTTATCAGATCCGTAACCTGTTCAATCCAAGACTTTATTCCTTTTTCTAAGCTTATCTATGGCTCGTTACTACTAGTAGAGGGCAAGAGAACTTGAcctaaattaaataaaagagagataACATATTATTGTATTTTGGCAAAAAGCATGCTCACTCGCGCATTGCGCGAGTATGTGCAAGATTGTGAATTAAAAAGTAGTGGTCTTTTGTGAGTTTAAACTTGGAAATAAATCgcaagtcaaaaaaaaaaaaaaaagaagaagagaactTGCCTAAACTCACAAGTATATGTGCGCAGCTGAATTGAcctttttttaaacaaatacaacttttgatttcttctaCCTTAAATTAAACCATGGATCATCTTTTTCAACTCGCAATGAAGAAAAATAGAATGTGACCGCCCTGTGATGGATTTAGAGTGTTAGACAATTATGAAGCATAGTTGTTGAACTTTGTTTTGTTGATGGACTATTTTCTAAGGACATGCTTCATCAGTTCCACTGGGCAAGTTTATGTGATAAGCTAGTATCATATGTCTAATATTCTAGTATTCCAATCGTGGGATGCATTTGCTCttttttagaaatatattttcataacgGGGTGGAGTTTTGGAGGAAGGGGAGCAGTTCTTTAGACATATATTCGCACTATGAGTAGTTTGTAATTATTAGAACTTTAAATCAGCTGTTAATATACACAATTACATGAATAAAACCTAATATTGAATCAAAACTGAATTTTAGGATTTCTTACAGGATTTGTGAAGCCTTCAGGCTTCTTCTAACTTTGAATTATTTTGTTCATTGTAGTGCTATACTGATCCTTCGCAAAAACTCAAATTCCTCTCAAAACCTGAGGTGATTCGTTATCTTAACAGAGTTGAATCCAATCTCCCGCTCAAATCAGAAGGCAGTAGTGAAGATCCCGGGCCTCCTAGACTACCAGAAAAAAGCAAGGAGATGATCGTGCAATCTGACAAAAATGTTCGTAATTTTGTATTTCCTATATatgttatgttgtgtttggtcggGGAGAAGGGATGAAATAGAACAGGTGAAAATAAAGGAAAACAATGGAGGTATTGGGGAAgacttgacaaaaaaaaacagtGAATGCAAAGTTTCTATCGACATTTGGGAAGAAAATGGGTATAAGGAAGAATAAAGCATTCCATGTGGAATGAGCAAAGGGATAAAATCTTTGTACATTTACTCATAATGAGTTCAAATCTCATCCCATTCCTTCCAAATTCATTcatccaaccaaacacaacattagttcCTCCACGCTGAAAAGAGTCTCAGTTCAGTAATATGTATTGGTGTTTAAAATCCTATAGTTTCAAATTATTGTCATTTTacttataattaatttgagTAAAATCTATCAGGAACTGGTTTAAAGTTACCATCCATTGGAGCCTGGAGCCTTGGTATCTTGAAATTTTGATATATCCATATGTATATGAGGATTTTTAAGTCATGGTTATACATACTAAAATGATCCTTTTTCTGGGGTGGAGGAATTAGTTTTTGTTGGTAATTATTCTGTTAAGATTCTAATAATGTGAAGAGCATAGGTTGTAGTTGAGGAGGCTGTTGCAGAAGGACTGCCCCCTGGATGGATGAAGGAAGTGAGAGTTACACAAAGGGGTAAAAGCATCAGAAGAGATTCGGTACTTATTCTTTAAAAAATCTCAGGCCCTCTTATctgtgtttatttttttaaatgagaaacATAAATCAACTTTGAAAGTATAATGATTTGTATTATAACATACTTACAGTGGGCAGATGGTTTTTTGATGTGGTTTATAGTACGGTTTAACTGATATCTGTTCTCTGCAGTATTACACTGATCCTATCAGTGGTTACGTATTTCTCTCCTTAAAGGATTGTAAGCGCTATCTTAAAACTGGAGTATTAGGAAAGTCTTCATACAAGCCCAAAAATAAAGATCATGTAGATATGGAGCTGGAAAGTGATAATATATCTGTAAGTTTGCTTGCTCATTAGCTTCTCACTTTTATTGTTTTTGTCATTTGTAAACAGTGGCGGAACTAGAAATTCATGTAAGGGGGGGCGTCAtataaataacataatattataatggtCATTAAATTTCTGATCAGAGCTTCCGGAGAATGGTGTTTTGTTTGCTAGGCGAGATGGGGAGTATCCTTACTCTGTTTCTTAACTCTATTTCTTGACTGTATGTTTTAGTGCGTGTATTTCTTTCTTCTGTTTTAAGTGAACTTGCTGGGTGGGCCTGGGCTATTTTAACCTATGGACTTAGGAAATTTATGTGtacaaaagttttgattttataatttaagccGGGGCAGCCAGATCAATCAACAAAATGAAGcctgtaaaatatttttacatacGAGTTAAGCAGGGGCAATGGACCCCCCAGTCTCACTGCTCCTTCCGCCACTGTTTGTAAATCAAGTTGGTCAGTAATTAGTTGTCCAATTTTTCTCTGTTCGTGTATTACCTACCTGCACTAACTGCTTTATTTCTCTATTGCCTGTTTTAtcgaaatttttttttacatgtatccttttcttcattttctcctTGTTTAATCAAGTACTGCAAGTTCAGTCATTGGGTTAATGAATGGGCTTTATGGTTCTCTATTATATAAGTTCAGTCATTGTGTTTAATGAATGGGTTTTATGGTTCTCTATTATATATGCCAGATGACAGTTATAAGATTTATGTTGTTTGTGTCCCATTTGTTTGATGCTAAGTTTTACCTTTTCCTTTGATATGATTTGCAATTCATGATTTTAGAGTTGAGGTAAGACACAATAATAGTGATAGGGTGTTTTCTCTGTTGTGCATATTTGTCAGTCGCCTGCTATAGATCAAGGAAAGGAGGTACAAGACGGAGGAATTGATAAACCGGGTACTGAGAATAAAGAAGAGATACTTACTCCTACCATCACAGAAGATCACATATGCCTCCAGTATCCAAATTCTGATCAGAGTAAGCTTATATATGTAGCCTCATAATATGCTACTACTGCACTTCTGTTCCAGTTTCGCTGTACCTTGAATAGTTGTCATCTTCTGTTTATGTTTCAATTCTCTTCTTAACATGCATCTTTTTGGCTTTTGTTTCGTCTCCAGTTTTAGTTTCCATTTTCCTCTGTATGTAAAGCCTCTGAGAGTCTAAAACATTAGTCAGATACATTAGTTTGCCTTCTCTTTTAGTATTTTACTGTAATTAATAATAAGATAGAAAACCCATCATTACTAGTACTGGAATTTCATGCTGTGGAAATAAGATATCTTTTGGAAGTGAACCATGTCATATGGACACACGGGTTGGTTTTGTTAATTTACTGGATTGCATCTATCCCTTTGCATTTGTTTAATGTTTATTGCATATGGCAGGTAGAAGTGACGTAACAGAGAGTGATTTGAACTCGCAAAGTACCCAAAGTTTGGAGCAAGTAGAAGGGAAATCGGATTCCAATATAAATACACTTGTTTCATCTCCAGTGGTTGAAGATTATCCTAAGAACTTATTGGAAAATGGGGCGGAAATCCATGACACTGACAAGTTTGAGAACagtaaaaacaaatcaaattccaAGAGGTCTTCTTCCTTTCCTCGCCGGGCTTCAAAGCGCCTCGCTGGCATTGAATTAGACCCAGTGCCTATAGAGTTAGTGGAAAATGGGGCAGTACATGAGACTGACAGGATCCAGACCAGAATAAACAAATCAAATGACAAGAGTTCATCTGACTTTCCTCGTCGGTCTTCAAAGCGCCTTGCTGGTGTTGAATTAGACCCAGTATTGGAGCTAAAAACTAATGATCGAACTCGTCGACCCGCAGCTCAACTGTCAGGAGAAGCAACAACTAGTTTTAGTGGGAAAACTCATGACTTGCCTACTACAGAAGAGCTTCCTGGAAAATTTGTATTGGGAACTATGACTAGTGAGCATCAAAGACTGTCTCTTGGCTTGCCCCCGGCAAACTTAGCAAATTATGAGGAGCCAGGTGTACAGGAGAAACAGTTACAATTCTCTGAAGAGCAGGCTGGGGAGAAGGAACCTTCACCTATTTTAAAAGAACAAGCGGCAGAGGAGAAACCTTTAAATGCATCTGGAGAGCAATATGAAGCTGAGGATTTAATAATGCTTTCTAAAGAAAATCAAGGCAAAAAGGAAAAACTTCTGTTTGTTTCGAAGGAGGAAACTGCAGAGAAAGAACATGCTAATGTTATTGATTCATTACTTGAATCATCTACAAACTTCTCTATGGCAGATATATGGCAAGACCCATGCATTGAGTTTGCCATTAAAACTTTAACCGGTGTAATTCCGATTGGGGAAGAAAACCAGGCTGATAAGCAGGCTGATAAGAATTCTGGGTCATCAGCAGAAATGTCTTTCTCGGATATATGGTCGGATCCTTGTATTGAATTTGCAGTAAAGACTCTTACTGGTGATTTACCCCTGGATGAGGATTTAAGTATGCAGAATCTTTTGCAGCAGCAAGTCAGCTCATCAGACACTCAAGGAGTCAGTAGTACTATGCCTCCAAACATAAATAGTTTCTGCCCAACTGATTACATATCACAACGTTGTAGTGCTGCTGAGAAGCCTCAAAATAGGGAGCAACAAGTTACGGCAGCATCTAGAATACCGCAAAGCAGCAGTAGAAGCTTGCAGACATCAGGCAGCACTGTCCTTCACCAAAGTATACAGGACAGAACCTCCAGTCAACATCCATAATTTACAGTATAATTCTTAGCTTATAGGTTTGGCAGAATTATTTAAGTTATATTAGGCGTTTTTCATCTTTGATGTTTGCAACTTGTAACTGGATCCAGGTCCTCATGTTTTAGCATTGATGGTAGGCTTTAGTTGCTTATCGTTGATTTGTTCAAAGACAAAACACTGAACATATAATTCAAGTTGGTCATTTGGTTTGATGAAAGGATGATAATATTCAAGCAACCTGCTTTAGttcttttttatcttttctaCTTGGGCTTTCTTTATTGGATGGATGGAATGAAGGgaattggaatgaaatttgtatcCAAAATTGGGGGTAACTGAAGaagtatataaaattttcattcttTCATTCATTTCAGGAATGCATTATGGTGTACGGTTGCAAATATTATGGTGTCCCGGACAGATACACAGTGTCGCCGTCTGGTTCTGGCTGTATAACAGTGAAACTGAAGGAACATATAAATCACGCAATTCATGCATATTATGGATTTGGAACTGAAGTAATCATGAAATGTTTTACAAGGTATTGGCAAAAGCAGAAGGCATTATAGTAACTTACACAACTTCACCATGACCATCAAAGCATGAAGCCTTTACaatttataaatcttttataaACTAAGCTCTACTATTTTGTATAAACATCATCTTTTTTTCCTAAATACACCAAAAATCAAGATATGACATGCCAAAAGTATGTTTTGGTGTGGCATGCTGGCAACAAGAAACTTGATGGAAAATGTAATCATTTGAACCAGTTTGATCCATTAAATCGTTAAATTAACCAAAAAGCTGGTACATTAATACCAAGTAGATATGAACTCTTCTAACTAGACACTGAATTTGCTAGGCCTGCACGCGCTCTCAACATTTCAGTTCTTTTACTTCTCTCCATTGCCTCAACTAGCCAATCTACACTTTCTTTAATTCCCAACCTGCAGTTAAATCCATAATAGCATTATGTTGTTTCCTACTGTGTTCCATTCCAGTGGAGGAAAGAATACATAAATGCTATCCATTCCCACTAGTTACATGATTACTAAATCCATAGTGGATCTACTCACCCGTCATATGCTGAAACAGCTTCATATGAATATGCCCTTTCGTCCAACTTTTTCAGATCAAGATACCGTGCAAGTTCTTCTGCTGACAAGGCTTCACCAAGATCCTGTCGTAGAGCATCACATTTTAGTCCAGAAATGACGAATATCAATTGAAGTAACAATGAAATATAAAGAAGCATTCTACAAGAGGAACAGGAGCATGTGGTTCAAACTTTTCTGTTTTGGAGCTACAGATAAATTTTGTAGTTTTTGAGAATGTGTGTACTCCCATTAGTAGCTATGATTGAGCATTGACATCACAGCTTAAACTTCAGTCCAGCCTATCAAGCTTGATATATGATAAACAAAAACTGAAAAAATGTTTACTAAATTTATATAGTAAACATGTGGGAAATTACTTCAATTTTATCATGTAAAAGAAGTTAACTAATATATTCAAAGTAAAACACATTTTCTCTTGCTTGATAACCTatagaaaaagtttatacataaaatattgtCCAACTTTTCCTACTTGGCTAGATGACAGAGCAAGAATTTAGCTTACACACCTGCTTGTTTGCCAATATCAAAAGAGGAGCTCCTATCAGATCTTCGTGCCGAAGTACCTTTTCTATAGACCAAGTTCAGATAAAGGGTAACACAAGGTATACCATAGATAATAAGTAGGACAATCATTATGTTCTTATACACGAGCTAAACAAGCTGAATAGTACTTACCAAGTGCAGATTTCGAATCTTCAAACCGTGATGGTAAAGAAGCATCTATAACAAAGATTACAGCATGCGCCTCTTCATAGTACTTTTCCCATATTGAGCGAAGACCAGGCTAacaataaaatgttttgcatcAATAATAGAGTTCTAACAGGTTTGAAAACTTCAAAGATGCTAGATTattagctatatatatatatatatatatatatatatatatatatatatatatatatatatatatatatatatatataaaatattaatgcatGTTACAATAGATTCCACAGCTCAACTGAGCAGAATGATTCTACCTGAAAGCAAATTTCTTTTTTACTTGAAGAAAAAAATGATCCCCGACTTATcatcactttaaaaaaaattccaacattttgtaaTCAAAGTTTTTAATTAGTGGAGACATGAATGTGTATGACTTGTATGAAAGCTAAAAATAAAGTGCAACCAACCTTAAAAAATACAAGAGCAACTCCACttcactaaaaataataaaatagatgGAATAAATAGATGAGACACATTTCACGTCAAATACGTTCAATAAACACTGATAGTGGGGATGTATATTTTGTAACAGTATTTTGCTATGACCAAAGGTGTTTCAAGGACGAAATATAACACAAAAATTCATAGCAGTTAATACCTTTATGTCCATATAAAATCTGAAATGACATTGCCTTAACAAAGATTGTGATTATCTGTGTGGGAACCTAGTAATTCACACTCATGggcatcaaattaaaaaaatactagcAAATAAGTGCCTGGCGTTTCAAATCCCGTCTTAGATGTATATCTCAGCACTGAATTCTCATCCTATGTTAATAATCAGCCCATGCACAAGTGATGTAATCGGTCAGTGAAATTAGTGACTCAAAATATCTCTAGCACTATTCAACGGAGAGATGGCTCTAGCAGATTTTTGGATCAGCTCTTGGACGAGTGATTTCATTGGTCAAGGTAATGGTGGCTTGAAAGGCCTTTAGCATAGTTCTACGTGGAGACAGTTCTAGCAAATTTACAAGGGCAATCACCTTCGCTTACACTAGTGAGCAGTATCTCCAATCATCTTGCTTCTCATACACACTCACACATACATTAATACATTatgttttctttaaaattttcagatagAACATATGATATAAAGATATATGCATATGCAACTATTAGCTAGGATATATCCAaggtgaaaaataaaattagcatGTAAATAAACCACCAAAAGTAACATGTATATACCTGACCCCCAAGGTCCCAGAACACAAGTTTTGTGTTTGATGCTTCAATGCGACCAATATTGAGTCCTACTGTTGGAACAATTCGATCCGGAGGAAGGCCTTCCACATTTGAGTATTGAGACTTCAACTTCTCGAGTAATGTCTACAACAAATTTATAAGACAGTCCGTATTGTCAATTCTGAAAACAGTTAAAAATCTCAATACTTGTGGAAGGTCTTCCACATCTCCACAACATTTGAGTATTGACATTTCTGTAAATGCCAGCAATGTACTATATATTTCTTGACcataaaatattcatacactCTCCGTGTCAGAATGATATcctgtatattttaattatataaacacGTGTATATAACGTTTGTTCATGCACACTTAAAATAACTTCAATTA
This genomic window contains:
- the LOC108228066 gene encoding uncharacterized protein LOC108228066 isoform X1, which produces MAEKSSPSEWQLPAGWTSTVKTSKNGRKYKCYTDPSQKLKFLSKPEVIRYLNRVESNLPLKSEGSSEDPGPPRLPEKSKEMIVQSDKNVVVEEAVAEGLPPGWMKEVRVTQRGKSIRRDSYYTDPISGYVFLSLKDCKRYLKTGVLGKSSYKPKNKDHVDMELESDNISSPAIDQGKEVQDGGIDKPGTENKEEILTPTITEDHICLQYPNSDQSRSDVTESDLNSQSTQSLEQVEGKSDSNINTLVSSPVVEDYPKNLLENGAEIHDTDKFENSKNKSNSKRSSSFPRRASKRLAGIELDPVPIELVENGAVHETDRIQTRINKSNDKSSSDFPRRSSKRLAGVELDPVLELKTNDRTRRPAAQLSGEATTSFSGKTHDLPTTEELPGKFVLGTMTSEHQRLSLGLPPANLANYEEPGVQEKQLQFSEEQAGEKEPSPILKEQAAEEKPLNASGEQYEAEDLIMLSKENQGKKEKLLFVSKEETAEKEHANVIDSLLESSTNFSMADIWQDPCIEFAIKTLTGVIPIGEENQADKQADKNSGSSAEMSFSDIWSDPCIEFAVKTLTGDLPLDEDLSMQNLLQQQVSSSDTQGVSSTMPPNINSFCPTDYISQRCSAAEKPQNREQQVTAASRIPQSSSRSLQTSGSTVLHQSIQDRTSSQHP
- the LOC108228066 gene encoding methyl-CpG-binding domain-containing protein 13 isoform X2, with amino-acid sequence MIVQSDKNVVVEEAVAEGLPPGWMKEVRVTQRGKSIRRDSYYTDPISGYVFLSLKDCKRYLKTGVLGKSSYKPKNKDHVDMELESDNISSPAIDQGKEVQDGGIDKPGTENKEEILTPTITEDHICLQYPNSDQSRSDVTESDLNSQSTQSLEQVEGKSDSNINTLVSSPVVEDYPKNLLENGAEIHDTDKFENSKNKSNSKRSSSFPRRASKRLAGIELDPVPIELVENGAVHETDRIQTRINKSNDKSSSDFPRRSSKRLAGVELDPVLELKTNDRTRRPAAQLSGEATTSFSGKTHDLPTTEELPGKFVLGTMTSEHQRLSLGLPPANLANYEEPGVQEKQLQFSEEQAGEKEPSPILKEQAAEEKPLNASGEQYEAEDLIMLSKENQGKKEKLLFVSKEETAEKEHANVIDSLLESSTNFSMADIWQDPCIEFAIKTLTGVIPIGEENQADKQADKNSGSSAEMSFSDIWSDPCIEFAVKTLTGDLPLDEDLSMQNLLQQQVSSSDTQGVSSTMPPNINSFCPTDYISQRCSAAEKPQNREQQVTAASRIPQSSSRSLQTSGSTVLHQSIQDRTSSQHP
- the LOC108224676 gene encoding uncharacterized protein LOC108224676, whose protein sequence is MFSLFYGFWKYMFTKTEFHVLILGIDKSGKTTLLEKLKSQYSNVEGLPPDRIVPTVGLNIGRIEASNTKLVFWDLGGQPGLRSIWEKYYEEAHAVIFVIDASLPSRFEDSKSALEKVLRHEDLIGAPLLILANKQDLGEALSAEELARYLDLKKLDERAYSYEAVSAYDGLGIKESVDWLVEAMERSKRTEMLRARAGLANSVSS